The Brasilonema sennae CENA114 genome includes a region encoding these proteins:
- the secA gene encoding preprotein translocase subunit SecA, which translates to MLKTLLGDPNARKLKKYQPFITETNLLEEDIKALSDEELKGKTAELKQRLKKGETLDDILPEAFAVVREAGQRVLGLRHFDVQLLGGAILHKGQIAEMKTGEGKTLVATLPSYLNALSGKGVHVITVNDYLARRDAEWMGQLHRFLGLSVGLIQQSMTPSERKKNYECDITYVTNSEIGFDYLRDNMATDIKDVVQRPFNYCVIDEVDSILVDEARTPLIISGQVERPTEKYLKAAEIAIALQKEEHYEVDEKARNVLLTDEGFAQAEELLGVKDLFDPEDPWAHFAFNAIKAKELFLKDVNYIVRNEEVVIVDEFTGRVLPGRRWSDGLHQAIEAKERVEIQPETQTLATITYQNLFLLYPKLGGMTGTAKTEEAEFEKIYKLEVTIIPTNRPRRRQDLSDMVFKTEAGKWGAIAKECAEMHTLGRPVLVGTTSVEKSEYLSQLLRQMSIPHELLNARPENVEREAEIVAQAGRRGGVTIATNMAGRGTDIILGGNAEYMARLKMREYFMPRIVKPEDEDMFNIHKAVGLPSSASGGGQGFVPGKKVKTWKASPQVFPTLLSKEIEKLLKESVEAAVREYGDRSLPELEAEEKVAVAAEKAPTDDPVIQKMREAYNRIRRQYEEFTNREHDEVVELGGLHVIGTERHESRRIDNQLRGRAGRQGDPGSTRFFLSLEDNLLRIFGGDRVARLMNAFQVEEDMPIESGMLTRSLEGAQKKVETYYYDIRKQVFEYDEVMNNQRRAIYAERRRVLEGQDLKEQVVKYAEKTMDDIVDFYINPDLPSEEWELDKLVEKVKEFVYLLADLQPNQLEDMAMGEIKAFLHEEVRKTYDLKEAEVDQIRPGLMRQAERFFILQRIDTLWREHLQQMDALRESVGLRGYGQKDPLIEYKSEGYELFLDMMTNIRRDVVYSLFMFQPQPQPMMETPSEMV; encoded by the coding sequence ATGCTAAAGACTTTGTTGGGCGACCCCAACGCTCGTAAACTTAAGAAATATCAACCTTTCATTACAGAAACTAATCTTCTAGAGGAAGACATAAAAGCGCTTTCAGACGAAGAGCTAAAGGGTAAAACGGCAGAGTTGAAACAGCGTCTGAAGAAAGGCGAAACTCTGGATGATATTTTGCCAGAAGCTTTTGCAGTTGTGCGGGAAGCAGGACAACGAGTTTTAGGGTTGCGGCACTTTGATGTTCAACTTTTAGGCGGTGCTATCCTGCATAAAGGGCAAATTGCCGAAATGAAAACTGGTGAGGGCAAAACTTTGGTTGCTACCTTGCCAAGTTATTTGAATGCCCTGAGTGGAAAAGGTGTACACGTCATCACTGTAAACGATTACCTGGCTCGTCGGGACGCAGAATGGATGGGACAGCTGCATCGTTTCTTGGGATTAAGCGTGGGGCTGATTCAGCAAAGCATGACGCCATCTGAGCGCAAGAAAAATTACGAGTGTGATATAACTTATGTTACTAACAGTGAGATAGGGTTTGATTACCTGCGCGATAACATGGCGACAGACATCAAAGATGTTGTGCAGCGCCCATTCAATTACTGTGTGATTGACGAGGTAGATTCTATCTTAGTTGATGAGGCGCGGACTCCACTAATTATTTCTGGGCAGGTAGAAAGACCTACAGAAAAATACTTAAAAGCAGCTGAAATTGCAATAGCGCTGCAAAAAGAAGAACATTATGAAGTAGATGAAAAAGCTCGTAACGTTCTGCTCACCGATGAAGGTTTTGCTCAAGCAGAAGAACTTTTAGGAGTAAAAGATTTATTCGACCCTGAAGATCCTTGGGCACACTTCGCTTTCAACGCGATTAAGGCGAAAGAACTGTTTCTTAAGGACGTCAACTATATTGTCCGCAACGAAGAAGTTGTCATCGTAGACGAATTTACGGGTAGAGTCTTACCAGGACGACGTTGGAGTGATGGACTGCACCAGGCAATTGAAGCAAAAGAACGGGTAGAAATTCAACCTGAAACTCAAACTCTCGCAACAATTACCTACCAAAACCTGTTCTTGCTTTATCCAAAACTCGGTGGTATGACCGGAACAGCGAAGACAGAAGAAGCCGAGTTTGAAAAAATTTACAAACTGGAAGTCACGATTATTCCCACCAACAGACCGAGAAGACGCCAAGACCTTTCTGATATGGTCTTTAAGACCGAAGCAGGCAAGTGGGGGGCGATCGCCAAAGAATGTGCCGAAATGCACACACTCGGCAGACCAGTCCTGGTGGGAACAACTAGCGTCGAAAAATCGGAATATCTCAGCCAGTTGTTAAGACAAATGTCAATTCCCCACGAACTGCTGAACGCTAGACCAGAGAACGTTGAACGCGAAGCAGAAATTGTCGCACAAGCAGGACGAAGAGGAGGGGTGACAATTGCGACAAACATGGCTGGAAGAGGTACTGACATTATCTTAGGTGGTAATGCCGAGTATATGGCGCGTCTGAAGATGCGGGAATACTTCATGCCCCGGATAGTCAAACCGGAAGATGAAGATATGTTTAACATTCACAAAGCCGTTGGTTTACCGTCCTCAGCAAGTGGCGGAGGGCAAGGTTTTGTCCCAGGTAAGAAAGTCAAAACTTGGAAGGCTTCACCACAGGTTTTCCCCACTCTGCTTTCTAAAGAAATAGAGAAACTCCTCAAAGAATCAGTGGAAGCAGCTGTACGGGAGTATGGCGATCGCAGCTTACCGGAACTGGAAGCAGAAGAGAAAGTCGCTGTGGCAGCAGAAAAAGCTCCCACGGATGACCCTGTGATTCAGAAAATGCGGGAAGCATACAACCGCATTAGGCGCCAATACGAAGAGTTCACCAACCGTGAACACGATGAAGTGGTAGAACTGGGTGGGTTGCACGTGATCGGGACTGAACGTCACGAGTCGCGACGGATCGACAACCAGTTGCGAGGACGTGCAGGACGACAAGGTGACCCCGGTTCAACAAGATTTTTCCTGAGCTTGGAGGATAATCTGCTGCGGATTTTTGGTGGCGATCGCGTCGCACGCCTGATGAATGCTTTCCAAGTCGAAGAGGATATGCCCATCGAATCTGGAATGCTCACCCGCAGTTTGGAAGGCGCTCAGAAAAAAGTCGAAACCTACTACTACGATATCCGTAAGCAGGTTTTTGAGTACGACGAGGTGATGAACAACCAGCGCCGTGCCATCTACGCCGAACGCCGTCGGGTGCTAGAAGGGCAAGACCTCAAAGAACAGGTCGTCAAGTACGCCGAAAAAACGATGGATGACATCGTGGATTTCTACATCAACCCAGACTTACCCTCAGAAGAATGGGAATTGGACAAGTTGGTTGAAAAAGTCAAAGAATTTGTCTATCTGCTAGCGGACTTGCAACCCAATCAATTAGAAGATATGGCAATGGGCGAAATCAAAGCCTTCCTGCACGAAGAGGTGCGAAAAACTTACGATCTCAAGGAAGCAGAAGTTGACCAAATTCGACCAGGATTAATGCGGCAAGCCGAACGATTCTTTATTTTACAGCGGATTGACACCCTGTGGCGGGAACACCTGCAACAAATGGATGCTCTGCGGGAATCCGTAGGACTGCGGGGTTATGGTCAAAAAGATCCGCTGATTGAGTACAAGAGCGAAGGGTACGAATTATTCTTGGATATGATGACCAATATTCGCCGAGATGTGGTATACTCCTTGTTCATGTTCCAACCCCAGCCTCAGCCAATGATGGAAACACCTTCAGAGATGGTTTGA